In Siniperca chuatsi isolate FFG_IHB_CAS linkage group LG20, ASM2008510v1, whole genome shotgun sequence, the following proteins share a genomic window:
- the LOC122867462 gene encoding zinc finger protein 503-like isoform X1: MITSPTVSVLRNSTNPAWESGSSGEKGAVKISQLSVLNSVSPADPSRQASRLPIKVLKMLTARAGHLLHPEYLQPLPSTPVSPIELDAKKSPLALLAQTCSQIGKPDPPSSSKLSSVTSNGSSDKESKSGPLKMSDIGADDKSSFKPYSKSSEKKDSSSSLSGDKTSFRVPSATCQPFTPRTGSPSSCTSVSPLPADGKAGDKEEKKESDSSKSSTTDSNNSHRISGITSDGSQHQENTSGSKTVTSDSTSVTSSSSSVLGSGLVAPVSPYKPGHTVFPLPPAGISYPGSLAGAYAGYPQPFLPHGMTLDPTKSSSQLLSAQFAAASSLGCNKAGTSPLAGASPPSLMSASLCRDPYCLSYHCTSHLSGASSANCAHDSAAAAAAALKSGYPLMYPTHTLHSVHSSAPAFSGHPLYPYGFMLPNDPLPHVCNWVSANGPCDKRFSSSEELLSHLRTHTAFAGTEKLISGYPGSSSLANAAAAAAMACHMHMPPNGSPGSPSTLALRGPHHPLGLSSRYHPYSKSPLPTPGAPVPVPAATGAYYSPYALYGQRLTTASALGYQ; encoded by the exons ATGATCACATCGCCCACGGTCTCTGTCCTGAGAAATAGCACGAATCCAGCGTGGGAGAGCGGCTCCTCGGGGGAGAAGGGCGCAGTGAAGATCAGCCAGCTATCCGTCCTCAACTCGGTCTCTCCTGCAGACCCTTCTCGCCAAGCCAGTCGTCTTCCCATAAAGGTTTTGAAAATGCTTACGGCTCGGGCAGGACACCTTTTACACCCGGAGTACCTTCAGCCTTTACCGTCCACCCCGGTCAGTCCCATCGAG ctgGATGCCAAGAAAAGTCCTCTGGCTCTTTTGGCTCAAACGTGCTCTCAAATCGGCAAACCGGACCCGCCGTCCTCCTCCAAACTGTCCTCTGTGACCTCAAATGGATCTAGTGACAAGGAGTCCAAATCCGGTCCGCTGAAAATGAGCGACATCGGTGCCGACGACAAATCTAGCTTCAAACCTTACTCCAAGTCGTCAGAGAAGAAGGACTCCAGCAGCAGCCTCAGTGGAGATAAAACCAGTTTCCGAGTGCCTAGCGCCACCTGCCAGCCGTTCACCCCCAGGACAGGCAGCCCCAGCTCCTGCACCTCAGTCTCTCCACTGCCGGCTGACGGCAAAGCGGGGGacaaggaggaaaagaaggagtCTGACAGCAGTAAAAGCAGTACGACAGATAGTAATAACAGCCATAGGATAAGTGGAATTACCTCTGATGGCAGCCAACACCAGGAGAACACATCTGGATCAAAGACTGTTACATCAGACTCAACATCTGTAACCTCATCGTCCTCCTCCGTCCTCGGCTCTGGACTGGTGGCCCCTGTTTCCCCATATAAGCCCGGTCATACAGTTTTCCCCTTGCCACCTGCTGGTATTTCCTATCCCGGAAGTTTAGCGGGTGCCTATGCAGGTTACCCGCAGCCGTTCCTCCCTCATGGAATGACCCTTGACCCCACCAAATCCAGCAGTCAGCTTTTAAGTGCACAGTTTGCTGCTGCCAGCTCACTGGGATGCAATAAAGCAGGAACGAGTCCCTTAGCTGGAGCATCCCCGCCGTCTCTAATGTCTGCTAGTCTGTGTCGAGACCCCTACTGCCTGAGCTACCACTGCACAAGCCATTTGTCCGGTGCATCCAGCGCTAACTGCGCACATGACTctgcggcggctgctgctgccgcgCTCAAGTCTGGATACCCGCTCATGTACCCGACGCACACGTTACACAGCGTGCACTCCTCGGCCCCGGCTTTCAGCGGACATCCCTTATATCCTTACGGGTTTATGCTGCCCAATGACCCCCTGCCGCACGTGTGTAACTGGGTGTCTGCTAACGGACCTTGCGATAAGCGCTTTTCCTCCTCCGAGGAGCTTCTCAGCCACTTGCGGACTCACACGGCCTTTGCCGGTACGGAGAAGTTGATATCTGGGTACCCGGGGTCGTCTTCTCTCGCCAACGCCGCTGCAGCCGCTGCTATGGCTTGTCACATGCATATGCCTCCTAATGGCAGCCCAGGCAGTCCCAGCACGTTGGCCCTCAGGGGCCCCCATCACCCTCTCGGACTGAGCAGTCGCTATCA
- the LOC122867462 gene encoding zinc finger protein 503-like isoform X2 codes for MITSPTVSVLRNSTNPAWESGSSGEKGAVKISQLSVLNSVSPADPSRQASRLPIKVLKMLTARAGHLLHPEYLQPLPSTPLDAKKSPLALLAQTCSQIGKPDPPSSSKLSSVTSNGSSDKESKSGPLKMSDIGADDKSSFKPYSKSSEKKDSSSSLSGDKTSFRVPSATCQPFTPRTGSPSSCTSVSPLPADGKAGDKEEKKESDSSKSSTTDSNNSHRISGITSDGSQHQENTSGSKTVTSDSTSVTSSSSSVLGSGLVAPVSPYKPGHTVFPLPPAGISYPGSLAGAYAGYPQPFLPHGMTLDPTKSSSQLLSAQFAAASSLGCNKAGTSPLAGASPPSLMSASLCRDPYCLSYHCTSHLSGASSANCAHDSAAAAAAALKSGYPLMYPTHTLHSVHSSAPAFSGHPLYPYGFMLPNDPLPHVCNWVSANGPCDKRFSSSEELLSHLRTHTAFAGTEKLISGYPGSSSLANAAAAAAMACHMHMPPNGSPGSPSTLALRGPHHPLGLSSRYHPYSKSPLPTPGAPVPVPAATGAYYSPYALYGQRLTTASALGYQ; via the exons ATGATCACATCGCCCACGGTCTCTGTCCTGAGAAATAGCACGAATCCAGCGTGGGAGAGCGGCTCCTCGGGGGAGAAGGGCGCAGTGAAGATCAGCCAGCTATCCGTCCTCAACTCGGTCTCTCCTGCAGACCCTTCTCGCCAAGCCAGTCGTCTTCCCATAAAGGTTTTGAAAATGCTTACGGCTCGGGCAGGACACCTTTTACACCCGGAGTACCTTCAGCCTTTACCGTCCACCCCG ctgGATGCCAAGAAAAGTCCTCTGGCTCTTTTGGCTCAAACGTGCTCTCAAATCGGCAAACCGGACCCGCCGTCCTCCTCCAAACTGTCCTCTGTGACCTCAAATGGATCTAGTGACAAGGAGTCCAAATCCGGTCCGCTGAAAATGAGCGACATCGGTGCCGACGACAAATCTAGCTTCAAACCTTACTCCAAGTCGTCAGAGAAGAAGGACTCCAGCAGCAGCCTCAGTGGAGATAAAACCAGTTTCCGAGTGCCTAGCGCCACCTGCCAGCCGTTCACCCCCAGGACAGGCAGCCCCAGCTCCTGCACCTCAGTCTCTCCACTGCCGGCTGACGGCAAAGCGGGGGacaaggaggaaaagaaggagtCTGACAGCAGTAAAAGCAGTACGACAGATAGTAATAACAGCCATAGGATAAGTGGAATTACCTCTGATGGCAGCCAACACCAGGAGAACACATCTGGATCAAAGACTGTTACATCAGACTCAACATCTGTAACCTCATCGTCCTCCTCCGTCCTCGGCTCTGGACTGGTGGCCCCTGTTTCCCCATATAAGCCCGGTCATACAGTTTTCCCCTTGCCACCTGCTGGTATTTCCTATCCCGGAAGTTTAGCGGGTGCCTATGCAGGTTACCCGCAGCCGTTCCTCCCTCATGGAATGACCCTTGACCCCACCAAATCCAGCAGTCAGCTTTTAAGTGCACAGTTTGCTGCTGCCAGCTCACTGGGATGCAATAAAGCAGGAACGAGTCCCTTAGCTGGAGCATCCCCGCCGTCTCTAATGTCTGCTAGTCTGTGTCGAGACCCCTACTGCCTGAGCTACCACTGCACAAGCCATTTGTCCGGTGCATCCAGCGCTAACTGCGCACATGACTctgcggcggctgctgctgccgcgCTCAAGTCTGGATACCCGCTCATGTACCCGACGCACACGTTACACAGCGTGCACTCCTCGGCCCCGGCTTTCAGCGGACATCCCTTATATCCTTACGGGTTTATGCTGCCCAATGACCCCCTGCCGCACGTGTGTAACTGGGTGTCTGCTAACGGACCTTGCGATAAGCGCTTTTCCTCCTCCGAGGAGCTTCTCAGCCACTTGCGGACTCACACGGCCTTTGCCGGTACGGAGAAGTTGATATCTGGGTACCCGGGGTCGTCTTCTCTCGCCAACGCCGCTGCAGCCGCTGCTATGGCTTGTCACATGCATATGCCTCCTAATGGCAGCCCAGGCAGTCCCAGCACGTTGGCCCTCAGGGGCCCCCATCACCCTCTCGGACTGAGCAGTCGCTATCA